One part of the Schistocerca piceifrons isolate TAMUIC-IGC-003096 chromosome 7, iqSchPice1.1, whole genome shotgun sequence genome encodes these proteins:
- the LOC124709106 gene encoding cylicin-2-like — protein sequence MRQSPGKETVAGERDSRRGKRQSPGKETVAGETDRRRGNRPSPGKQTVAGETDRRRGNRLTPGKKTVAGEKDRRRGKRPSPRKKTVATEKDRRRAKRPSPAKRPSPGKKTVAGKKDRRREKRSSPGKKTVAGEKRPSPGKKNDATKKTVTGKKDRRREKRPSPGKKTVATKKTVVAT from the coding sequence ATGAGACAGTCGCCGGGGAAAGAGACAGTCGCCGGGGAAAGAGACAGTCGCCGGGGAAAGAGACAGTCGCCGGGGAAAGAGACAGTCGCCGGGGAAACAGACCGTCGCCGGGGAAACAGACCGTCGCCGGGGAAACAGACCGTCGCCGGGGAAACAGACCGTCGCCGGGGAAACAGACTGACCCCGGGGAAAAAGACCGTCGCCGGGGAAAAAGACCGTCGCCGGGGAAAAAGACCGTCGCCGAGGAAAAAGACTGTCGCCACGGAAAAAGACCGTCGCCGGGCAAAAAGACCATCGCCGGCAAAAAGACCGTCGCCGGGCAAAAAGACCGTCGCCGGGAAAAAAGACCGGCGCCGGGAAAAAAGATCGTCGCCGGGAAAAAAGACCGTCGCCGGGGAAAAAAGACCATCGCCGGGAAAAAAGAACGATGCTACAAAAAAGACCGTCACCGGGAAAAAAGACCGTCGCCGGGAAAAAAGACCGTCGCCGGGAAAAAAGACCGTCGCTACAAAAAAGACCGTCGTCGCTACATAA